The following are encoded in a window of Palaemon carinicauda isolate YSFRI2023 chromosome 31, ASM3689809v2, whole genome shotgun sequence genomic DNA:
- the LOC137624695 gene encoding uncharacterized protein has protein sequence MVFKEQADAGIIERIENLDQFNKEHPESSFMPFMGIFKPDRETTKCRVVFLSDLSDKGSMNHNQTMHAGPTLNQKLSTSIVNLRFGSKLCCFDIKKAFNNIGLEEVNQNRLCFLWFRNLEEGDFSIIGYKNSRLPFGLRCSPALLMLGLYKKLIMDSTNDSFPLMKLKRTIYQLSYMDNCAFTAETSECLLWMYTMLEDIFSPYKFSLQQFLSNDISLQKEIDKVQETETPT, from the coding sequence ATGGTATTTAAAGAGCAAGCAGATGCTGGTataattgagagaattgaaaatcttgATCAATTCAACAAGGAGCATCCAGAGTCTAGTTTCAtgccttttatgggcatttttaagCCTGATCGTGAGACCACAAAATGTAGAGTTGTGTTCCTATCCGATTTGAGTGACAAAGGAAGTATGAATCACAATCAAACTATGCATGCAGGTCCAACATTAAATCAGAAACTCTCCACTTCCATTGTCAATTTGAGGTTCGGAAGCAAATTATGTTGCTTTGATATAAAGAAGGCATTCAACAATATAGGTCTTGAGGAAGTCAACCAAAATCGCCTTTGTTTTTTGTGGTTTAGAAATCTTGAAGAGggagatttttcaattattggctaTAAGAATAGTAGACTTCCTTTTGGACTTAGATGTTCACCTGCATTATTAATGCTTGGGTTATACAAGAAATTGATAATGGATTCTACCAATGATTCTTTTCCATTGATGAAACTCAAGAGAACCATTTATCAGTTGtcttatatggacaactgtgcatTTACGGCAGAAACGTCAGAGTGTTTGTTGTGGATGTATACaatgttggaggatattttcaGTCCATATAAGTTTTCACTTCAGCAGTTTTTGTCAAATGACATATCATTACAGAAAGAAATTGACAAAGTTCAGGAAACAGAGACTCCGACATAA
- the LOC137624696 gene encoding uncharacterized protein, with protein sequence MAELVVLIGQRKIIRKKVTDCANCSSQYPSLDNTAKVSERGVLLDYRKRLSDLDSKIQTLKFSGEFREEDLEAELSACQSYHDKISGILPLLDVSVSAGSPQLSLTTDIARSLLRQPTAPLPKFQSKEGEDFLKFNREFETTTQSFNYPDRDLLLLLKQQVEGRAKCLLGSLEADKQSYNDAKDLLTKAFVSTELRKSAVIKKLTCLNLKEGEDPFVFFSELRNIVENFKYLHIDVEEVVRYFVWSAMNDRFKSHLVHITNVTHPSFQQIVDNFFTACERYEQGQTKGKLSVRDKVVTHSKPLQAKTSTMALKTKTVPAKACNFCSKVGISDNDHLSYKCTKYATPSDKISLLNLHKGCVKCGNFNHFTKACKFRFRRPCSHCSQYHMEYLCGKLSPDRCNSKEESSKEASSGIAVLPNVTTGSVLPTFTFCVNGQNKLYRGLKDSGSHNTFISSKLASSCNLKSLTSNVKLTVKGFNGQKEYSTSLVEVPIKLGNEIFAISALVVPSINLQLNLPCLGQVVSVMQSKNFVFADKFLSASSQGIDDIQLLLGVDFSHCLLGKDVVIGSPNSSVYIETTLGIMLMGNVDRFLINLTSLNGKDSLASKPLGGENSNAEKGTYYNIPCHSYFLATTVSINDEFNELNDMTTNCSFTVLNDKGTIIDRKLNDSRIDELKKLIYALIYMDNGAITMNSSDDLSLT encoded by the exons atggctgaattggtagtgctaattggtcagcgtaagattattaggaagaaggttacagattgtgccaactgttcctcgcagtacccttcattagataatactgctaaagtatctgaacgaggtgttctcctggattataggaagcgattaagtgacttggattctaaaatacagactctaaaattttcaggggaatttagagaGGAGGATTTGGAAGCTGAGCTTTCAGCGTGTCAGTCTTACCATGATAagatttcaggtattttgcctttgttggatgtaagtgtaaGTGCTGGAAGCCCTCAactttcattaactactgatattgctaggagtcttttgaggcaacccactgcccctctacccaaattccaaagtaaggaaggtgaggattttttgaaattcaATAGAGAATTTGAAACTACGACCCAGAGTTTTAATTATCCAGACAgggacttgctcttacttttgaaacaacaagtagaaggtagggctaaatgtttacttggctcattggaggccgacaaacaaagttataacgatgccaaagacttattgactaaggcatttgtctcgactgaattacgaaaatcggctgtaattaagaaattaacttgtctaaatctcaaagaaggagaggacccttttgtcttcttttcagaacttagaaatatagtcgaaaatttcaaatatttgcatattgatgttgaggaggttgttagatattttgtttggtctgcaatgaatgatagatttaagtctcatctggttcatatcactaatgtgactcatccatcatttcagcaaattgtagataatttctttacagcatgtgaaaggtatgaacagggtcagacgaaaggtaaattgtctgtcagggataaagttgtaactcattcaaagccattacaggcaaagactagtaccatggctcttaaaactaagactgttcccgccaaagcttgtaatttttgttccaaggtcggtatttctgacaatgatcatttaagttataagtgtactaagtatgctaccccttctgataaaatttctttattaaatttgcataaaggttgtgtaaaatgtggtaattttaatcattttactaaagcatgcaagttcagatttcgaagaccctgttcacattgttcgcagtatcacatggagtatctttgtgggaaacttagtcctgacaggtgtaatagtaaagaagagtcttccaaggaagcaagcagtgggatagcagtattgccaaatgttaccacaggttcagttctccctactttcacattttgtgtaaatggtcaaaataagctttacaggggtcttaaggattcagggtcacataatacttttatatctagcaagttagcttcctcttgtaatttaaagtctttgactagcaatgttaaacttactgtgaaagggtttaatggtcaaaaggaatattctactagtcttgttgaagttcctataaagctggggaatgaaatctttgctatttctgctttagttgtaccctctataaacctccaattaaatttaccttgtcttggtcaggtagttagtgtaatgcagagtaaaaattttgtatttgctgacaagtttttatcagccagttctcagggcattgatgacattcagcttttgttaggagtagatttttcacattgtcttttgggaaAAGATGTAGTGATAGGGAGTCCTAATTCATCTGTTTATATTGAGACTACTTTAGGAATAATGCTTatggggaatgttgataggttcctaattaatcttacttcacttaatggtaaagacagtttagcctcgaaaccactggggggcgaaaattctaatgctgaaaaaggtacatattataatatcccttgccattcttattttctagctactactgtatctattaatgatgaatttaacgagctcaatgacatgacgacaaattgttcATTCACTGTCCTTAACgataaaggaactattattgataggaaact taatgattcaaggattgatgaactgaagaaacttatttatgccttaatatatatggataatggtgctattaccaTGAACAGCTCTGATGACCTAAG tctgacatag